The genomic stretch ggggcggagctaaaatgcgaaagagtgcagtgaatatttcatccgtatgcaagcgccttttgtttttgagcgttagtaattgcaaggagttttcactgactaagttctaatataacacaaagaaatgtgcaccttttgtacctgtttacggcccctttaaatatccggatttttttctttttccattttttttttcagccctGGTTAGATGTCGATCACGCAAAATTCCACCCAGCAGAGTTTCGGGACAATTTTGAGAAATTCCTTTTTATTAAAACACTGACATTATTGCAGCAAAAGCGCTGGatataaaattcaatgacacactggctaattgaaatattttgcgcGGTAATTATGAGCATAATGGATGGTTTTAGCGATTCTCAAGATAGCGTTGCCCCCACACGCGCAGTTTTAGAGTTCCGGTGTTGCGGTGATCTTCAGGGCAAGTTCAGCTCAAGTCACCATTTCCTCCTATCTTGCGATTCTCGTCCTTACGATCTTCgctcagtttttcttttttcttcttcttcttcttcattccGCTCCTTTCAACAGACATCGCTCGCTCGTAAGTTGTTAATTTTTGTGCTTTCGTACGGTTCGAGAATAAAAGGTAGGCCGAACACACTGATTGGTCCACTGCATTCTATATGCAGTCGATCTATTACTGTAATAGTCTCCCTCAATCCTATGTAGTAATTATCTAATCAATGAAGCCGGGTTATAACGGGCCTCATTCCTCTCCCGGAACATGAGTGACAGCTGGAGTGAGGAGCTCGAGAGGAGAGCTCCTTAGAAAGCAAAGAGAGCAcgaaggatttttttttttacagatacGAGGATTCTCTCACGTTTCTTAGGTAAGACCGGGAATTACCTGTTTTAATATCGCGCCCATTTTCAATGCCTGTCTCTGCTGTCCCTTTTCCCCTACCTTTAATCCTACTGTAAAACCTTTACTGCTCCGACTTGCACAACAATTAAAACAACACAACAGTAGACGTTTCGCCGCCTATCCAGGCAGCATCCTCAGTACAAATGGGCAAACCAAGGGGCACATCACTCACTTATCAAAGAGGGCGGCGTACACATCCGGCagagggccacggtttttgttgcaCGCTGACTCCGCATGTCTGATAAACCACGATTCCAACAACTTTCGCGGGCCCCATCTTATCTCCCGTGCCAAGGTTTCCGCGTTATCAAAATCAAATACATGTTCAGTGGCCCAACAGTGATCAACCAACTCGGTTTTCAATCGCGTGGCATTCGTAGCATTGGCCACATCACTTTTATGCTCTTTCAAACGTGTTATTCGTTTCCTACCTGTCTCACCGATGTAGATCCTATCACAACCCCCGCATTGGATTTTGTACACAACACCGCTTTGTTCATGCGGTGCGGTGCGATCTTTAGGTTTTCCAAAAGTGGCGGCCAAAGTACATATCGGTTTGAAAACCGTTCTTACACCTAGTGGGCGTAAAGCCCTACGAATCGCATACGACACACCTTGAACAAAAGGGATGCACACCACAGATTTGACGTTGTCGGTCCTAGTTACCCTATCTTTGACACGTCGTCTTGTGTTGCTAAGGAAAGTACCTGGATAGCCCCGTTTCCCCAGAGAGGTAGCTATGTTAGTTAACTCCTGTAACCGTACATACTCATTAGACGACAGCGCGTCACATCGGGACAAAAGGGTACGCGCCACAGCTTGTTTGTGTTCAAATGGGTGGTGTGAATAAAAAGATAACAGACCCCCACTGTCGCAGGGTTTGCGGTAAACAGAAGTCCCAAGGAAGTCCTCTCGGTCCCGTCTCACTTACACATCCAGAAAAGGGAGTGAGCCGTCACTTTCCGTTTCACAAGTAAACTGAACAGCGGGGTGTACACTGTTCAGAGCCTGGTGGAACGCATACAAGCTACTCCTTTCCAGCACAACAAACGTATCGTCAACATACCTACAATACATCTTCACCGGAAAGAGAAATGACATCACCTCACTCTCCACATGCTCCATTACTATGTTGGCGACAGTTACCGACACTGGGCTTCCCATAGGGCAGCCCTCAACCTGATGGTACACAACACCAGCAAAGGTAAAAAACGTCTGCTTTAGACAAAATCTAAGTAAAACCATGATATCATTGACCAGTAATGACGTGCGATTTTCTAGCGTACAATCTTCTTTCAAACGTTTCTCAATGATGCTTAAAGCCACCACAACGGGAACGTTCGTAAACAACGAAACCACATCAAAGGAAACCATTAACTCGTCGTCCCTCAACTGAAGTGCACGGACACGGGAAACAAAGTCCCTAGAGTTCTTAACTGCAAACACATTATCAGCCACAAGAGGCTTTAAAAGTTCTACCAAAAATCTAGACAACCCATATGTCGGCGAACCCACAAAGGACACAATCGGTCGAAGAGGGCAATCCTCCTTGTGAATCTTGGGCAATCCGTATATTTTTGGTACAGCCCCATCTGAAGAAAATAGGCGACGGTAAAGAGTCTCATCAATCTTGCCCTCTCTTCTAAGTCTTCGCAAATGATCAACAAGCTGCCGCTCAGACTTCGCAGTAGGATCGGCAGCCATCTTCTCAAAGTGGACAGGGTCATCCAACAACTGTAGCATCTTCCTGTCATACACCTCGCGATCCAGGAGAACAGTGCCCTTCCCCTTGTCAGCTGGGAGGATCACAACCGAAGCATCAGACTTCAAATCCCTTAAGGCCGCACATTCCCCACGGGTTAAGTTCCGACGCTGTTCAGTTTACTTGTGAAACGGAAAGTGACGGCTCACTCCCTTTTCTGGATGTGTAAGTGAGACGGGACCGAGAGGACTTCCTTGGGACTTCTGTTTACCGCAAACCCTGCGACAGTGGGGGTCTGTTATCTTTTTATTCACACCACCCATTTGAACACAAACAAGCTGTGGCGCGTACCCTTTTGTCCCGATGTGACGCGCTGTCGTCTAATGAGTATGTACGGTTACAGGAGTTAACTAACATAGCTACCTCTCTGGGGAAACGGGGCTATCCAGGTACTTTCCTTAGCAACACAAGACGACGTGTCAAAGATAGGGTAACTAGGACCGACAACGTCAAATCTGTGGTGTGCATCCCTTTTGTTCAAGGTGTGTCGTATGCGATTCGTAGGGCTTTACGCCCACTAGGTGTAAGAACGGTTTTCAAACCGATATGTACTTTGGCCGCCACTTTTGGAAAACCTAAAGATCGCACCGCACCGCATGAACAAAGCGGTGTTGTGTACAAAATCCAATGCGGGGGTTGTGATAGGATCTACATCGGTGAGACAGGTAGGAAACGAATAACACGTTTGAAAGAGCATAAAAGTGATGTGGCCAATGCTACGAATGCCACGCGATTGAAAACCGAGTTGGTTGATCACTGTTGGGCCACTGAACATGTATTTGATTTTGATAACGCGGAAACCTTGGCACGGGAGATAAGATGGGGCCCGCGAAAGTTGTTGGAATCGTGGTTTATCAGACATGCGGAGTCAGCGtgcaacaaaaaccgtggccctctGCCGGATGTGTACGCCGCCCTCTTTGATAAGTGAGTGATGTGCCCCTTGGTTTGCCCATTTGTACTGAGGATGCTGCCTGGATAGGCGGCGAAACGTCTACTGTTGTGTTGTTTTAATTGTTGTGCAAGTCGGAGCAGTAAAGGTTTTACAGTATGTCTTcatcacccggcttttggagtattttctcaCCTTTAATCCTGTTACAAGCCGAAAATTACGCCAGTCGAGTCTTCCTGAATCATTCCTTCCCAGGCGTGGCACCCGCAGAATCTTCTAAACCGGCTTATAGGGAAACCACTTGTTCAGCTTGTTACGTGCATAAAAGCGCAGCTGCTGTACAGCTTCACGTGAGCAAAAAATTGGCGCTCAATCGTATGCGAGGCAGCGCAGGTGTTGTATGCTTACCTCTGTAACTGACGGAGAATGGTGTCCGTAGGGAAAGGACCTTGATCTCAAGCTACACGGTTACACGGGGTTACTATTTTCGACGCTGTTGACAGCCGTCGTCGGTGGAAGCCCACCAAGGAAGCTGGCTGAGAGCAACGACGGCTGAGGGCGCACGGGAACGTCCATATGACTCAGACCCAGAGTGGCGGCAATAAATCGATACGCACAGTTGCCAGAGCAGTGAGAGCGAACAGAAGGTGGATCTGGCGGGAAAATTTAAAACCTAAACCGCCTGTGCTGCCTGATCTTCCACAGGAATGGCTATGGCAAACTTGGACGCAGATCCCATTTCAGCCTCGCTGGTACGTTGACAGGCCCCCTCGATGCCCGAAATGAATGGACGGAACAGACAAGAAAAGTGTCAACCATATTATTTCGTATCTCTCGTATACTTGCACACTTAACATCCACACGATGTCGTATTAATCGATTGCTTATCCGCGACAGTCGTTCCCGTGGGTCCCATCCGAGCTGCCCCGTAGTTACTCGGCAAATCCTCGAAACTCCTCTGCGCCGTACTGCAGCCAGGAATCCACGTACCTCGCCGCAAAGCGCTCCGAGTAAAAGGGCGGCGATGGAAACAGCAAGCCGTCCACAAATCCAATATGGCCACCACGAGGTATGAGGACCGCCGCCACGAAGCCAGACTCCTTTATCTCGTCGAGAGGCATCGAGTCCTTGGGCACAAAGATATCGTCTCTGGCTGTCAGAAACAGCAGGGGTCGACGCACTGTCCCCAACTTTCCGTTCAGGCAGGAAGCCTTGTAGTAATCTTCCACGGACCCGAACCCGAGTAGCGGCGCCGTAAAACAGGCGTCAAACTGCTTGACGGTCTTGCACTTGGACAGCGTGTTGACATTCAGCTTGGCTTCGATGACGTCACGGTTTCGCTGGACGCAGTCCACGAGATACTTGGTCAGGTAGTGGTTGATCATAAGGTTAGGCCCCACCCTCTGCAGGTTCTCGGTGGCAGCCAGGAGGTCTGTCGGGGTCGAGATCACGAGAGCCGCGTCGATGAGGGCTTCAACGCCTGTTTGCGATAGATAGTGGGTGAGGACGACGCCTCCGAACGAATAGGCAACGCTCAGTACCGACGTTGAAGGATACTTGGTTTTGACGGCGGCGAGGACGTCGAAGATGTCGTCTGTATTGAGGCAGGAGCGCAAGCGGAGTGTCTTGAGTGGGACGCCGCCATCGCCTCGATGGTTGAGGACGACGCACCGGCATCCCAGGTCGCCAATGAGAGGGACCAAGGACTTTATGTAGTACACCTGTCAAAAAGAGAGAAATTATGATTGTGGCCCGGACTTCACTATCCGTCAGGTTTACCTGGCTGTCCGCAGTGAGGCCGGGCAAGACGAGAACAGTGGGTCTATCAGGTTGGGCGTTTTCTTCGCCGAACCAATCCAGGGCACAGACACCACCGTCAGAAAGGGTCAAGAGCTGCCGGTTGTACGCGATGTCGGGCTTTTTCTTCTGCAACAACAGGGCCACCAATGTCTGGGCGTGGCTCGTGAAGCACCAGGGAGTTGGCAGGAACCGTTCGCGGATGAAGGAACACCTCGTGAGGAGGAAGTTTCGAAAGGTCCCTTCCCCGCACACGAGACATGGTTTCTTCGAAGAGGTTACGACGTAGTAGAGGGCGAAGGCAGTTCCTACGACGGATGCGACGATGCTGTAGTGCGACATCACAACTCAACGgaaattcttcttcttcttcttctaactGCTGTGGCGCACAGCCAAAGGCAGTAGGTCACGAGCCAatgtgtcttcttcttcttcttcagccacaaaagaaatggcccttagccacacagggcgattggccaggagtATGAGAGGGGAGTAtggttccggggggggggggcgttgtagAGACGGTATCGCGGGCATAGAGACGGGGACGGTAGTGAGGGTGTGTCAGTGCCAACGAACCGAGTAGTTGTTCTTCATCATCTTCTAATTAAAAATGGGTGGCGCATAGCCCAGAGCATAGCCACGGAGATGGGTGCGCTTGCTTAGAGGCTGTGAGGCATGAACGAGATGACGGAATAAAGAGTTATAGACGGAATAGAGAGAGAGGATGCTATGAGCACGAAAAGGAATGGCAATGAAAGTGTTCCGCGGCGACCTGCAAGgaggacaaacaaacaaaaaaaggaagaagtgGTCAATGGTTTCCTCAAGAGCACAGTGCGGGCAGCGGGGTGAAGGAACACGACGTATACGAAAAATAAAGGAATTTAAACGAGGGATGCCGCAGCGTCAGGAGGATCTCCATCCGACGGGAGATGCGCAAAAAAAGAGGGCCAGGGCGAGCCTAGGTGAGTCATCTCAGGGCGAGAATGAAGCTCACCAGGCCGAAGACGACCTGCGGAGAAAATCAACGCGCTTAAACGTGAGGTAGAGAACTTTATAGGGGCAGAAGGAAAGACGGCAAGCTGAGCAGGTGAGAGAGCCGCCCTTGCAAGGGCGTCAGCAACCTCATGGGGAGGAAAGCCAACGTGCGCTGGCACCCAGGAAAACAAGATTTCGCGAATGAAAGGGGGACATGTATAGGAAAGGAGCCGAAACTCAAGAGACGCAGTGTTCGACCCCAACCAATGGCAGGCAGTCGGAGAAGAGATATACATGTATGAGCGCGTGATTGGGGGAAACGTGCCAGTGAGCAAAAAGAATAGCCAGGAGCCCTACAAAGTAAACCGGCATGTAATTAGGGGTGCGTATGCTTTTACGGGCCTTCAAGCGTGGGAAGAAGGTTCCGATGCCAGTCTTCTCGTCAGCAACACCGTGTCCTCCTGCGTCGTCACACTTTATGGCCTGCCACGTTCATTGGACACTTCTTTGCCTCTTCTTCGTCTCCTTGACATAGCCGCAAGGCGATTGTTGTATGGTGAGCAAGAAGCCCACCTCACCACGCAATACAAGTAGGTCAGGTAGGTCTTTCGCGCAGCCattcagcttttccctttcccctcgtgcacgtagaacggtctcattggatcgaCGTTGTGCCACAAGTGCACGTGAAACATGTGTcggcccagggcgtcagtcgtgacgttgcccacctctgtcaggccgacaacggcgagccctttcaccgccaccgccatcatcatcatcatcatcttttcaTCATCATGAgcagagacgtactgtcgtagAGTAGGggatgttctttttcttttcttcttgtcaCTTTATGTACACGTAAGGTGATATACACGTATGCCACATTCGCGTGGAACACCTTTGGTGGTACAGTCGAcagcgtgtccgcctgctgatcccataAGGTCGCGTCTTCAAACTCAGctgaggacggtggcaacttggtggtggtggtgtgtcgagatttcggcgcacgttaaggTGGTCAAGGTGGCAAGGCGGGTAAAatagatctctacccgagaaatgtcatcatgacgttgctagacagactgaaaccgaaacaaatcggaaggggagggatGGGTTcgacgaatgggcacttgttcgctgcctcctattgaaagaaaagtaggaccgaaggtcgcgtccatttcagagaccatcgtaatcctctaagaccgtggctttctggcgcgaccttgttcgtcccTATAGCTTCGAGCTACAGTCACTATGAACATGAAGCTTATAGAGTGACAGTATACTTCGAGCGtaattcaactctaccaaatcggtggcgctgtcgaacactatgacgtcatttgtctcgtgacgtaaagccccAAATTACTATTATTATCACATTTGTGTGGTTGCATGCTGCACATGCCGCAGGATTGCGGATTATCTCGACCAATTGagctttttttcccttctttctttgctGTTTCTTCGCAGCCGTAACCTCGCTGTTACGGCAATTTGCGTTTGTTAgtgttcttcctttttctcggttACGTCACTTAACGTTACGTGCAAGAGCGCAAGAAGCAGTTAAGCATCACTCGCTCTCGTGGCCTCGTGAACTTCGTTCCAGTGATCTCCTCTCGCTGGATCCAAAGCACGCTCTGTTTATTGCTCTCTCATCATTGATTTCCCAGCTCTACTAACAAGGACCTTGATTTCTGTACTGGCCGTGTTGTTCTGCAGCTGCTTGAGGAAGTATGTATACCTCTAGTCTCCGTCAAAGAGCTCTTACGTGAGGCACTTTTGCAGGTATGGAGAGCACTGTGCAGTTCTCATCCATTGTATGGCGCATGCTGTATGCCAAGCGGCTCAGACGCCACCCCATCATCGCAGTCATGGAGGTCGTCGTACCCCTCTTACCTTTCATCTTCATCGAAGACCTCAAGCAGAACGTCGACGAGTCGTCCTTCGTCAACAGCATCATCTATCCGGTCTTCACACCCGACCTGGAAGACATCGGGTTTGACGCTATCTACATGGGCCCTGACAACGATTACTGCAGATATATGAAGTCTCGGATCAATCAAGCTGTGGTGGGAACACGTAAGACGATGTTAGAAACGCTACGTGATATTGCGATGCCCCCAGCATGAAATGTCCCGAAGCAGGTGCAAAAGAGACGTACTGGTGTGCTGCCATCCAGGCAGCACAAGGGGGAAATACTCGTAGAGATACCCGACCCTGTACACAAAGCATGCACATCCTCGTGTACGCAGGCATAGCACACACATATGCAAGCCGCATACTACTAGGGCATACCCTAATCTATCTCGTCACATTGTCCTTTTTGCAGCCACTATTATTGTACCTGAAGAGTCCGATCTGGTGTCTCTGTTCATGTCCCCCAACATCTCGGACAACGCCCTAGGCCTCTTCTTCAAGGATCGACAGCACGAAGGAACCATATCCACCTACATGGACTACATGATGCTTTTTTCTTCTGGTATCTTCCATTTCCGACAAAGCATGAAGGAGAAGCCATTGTCCGGACCTTCCGTAGAGCAAGACGGTATGCACCGGAGCTCCACGGCCATCTGGACAGTTTGCATACCTCGCCCCTTTTCCGTTTGTTTCAGAGGTGAGCATGCGGGTAACAGCAGTTCAAGCCGTGGTCGAGATGGCTCACATAATGAGGTACCAGAACCAATCTCTGGGTCGCCCGAGTGAGTTCCTTCCATTGAAAGTGCGTCGACGCCAGTTCCCCTTCCCGACATACCACGAGGATGCAGACAACCTGATGTTCATGATGCCGCTGCGCCTGTACTTTTCTTTCATCTTCTCCTTTTGTGTCATCGTCGCAAGGATCGTCGAAGAACGAGCCAGTGGCATGCAGGTATCTCAACCCTTCACGTTCACGTTCAGATTGAATGTTTGGTCAACCAATGGCTGAGATCTATGCGAAAACGGCACTCGTCATTTTTTTCGTACTTCGTTTGTGTCCTCTGTCCTGTGTCCAGCATAGGCGAGGTGGGTTTGAATTTCTCATATTTCTGGGCGACACTTTTAGTCCATTGGGAGGTCCGCTCCTATCACAAAGTTACAGTACAGTATGCACAACAGCTAGCTTGATGACCCTGAAAACATCCACTAGTGGCGTTCCTACACGCATGACGGAAGTGGACCCACTTGCACGAATGCTGAGGAGATTCCTCAGTGGTGTCCACATTGGGCTGCGGTCCTCAACGCTGTAGCGCGTGCAGGAAGTGCTTCCGGAGCTGCTGAGGACGCCGATCCTGAATGGATCTCCTGAACGTTCGTGCAGGCGGGCCGGACCCTCAGGACTCGCTGTAAGGTAATCACGAGGAATTGAAGCAATCTCTCTGCGCAAAGACTTCAACCTGTGGTTCTACTGACTCCGTGTAATGTATGCGTATCAAGCACTGAAAGTAACAAACTCCATTCTGGTCAGGGACTGACGCGTCTGCTTGGCCTATCCCGTGCACGTTTCTGGGTGAGCGTGTACGTGACCAACATGTGCGTGTGGCTTTTCGCCTGCCTCCTCATCCTGACTATAATGACAAAGGTTGAAGGGTACACCGGCGTCCCTTTTCTCTTCCGGACGGAACCCTCCATTGTCTACTATGCCATGGCCCTCTTTTGCTCCGGCTACGTCCTTCTGGCCATGCTCATCGCATTGTTCTTCAAAGAAGGTATATACACGTTTGCATGTAACGTGCGGTGTCTTGCACTTGCTGTT from Ornithodoros turicata isolate Travis chromosome 4, ASM3712646v1, whole genome shotgun sequence encodes the following:
- the LOC135392648 gene encoding phospholipase ABHD3-like — its product is MSHYSIVASVVGTAFALYYVVTSSKKPCLVCGEGTFRNFLLTRCSFIRERFLPTPWCFTSHAQTLVALLLQKKKPDIAYNRQLLTLSDGGVCALDWFGEENAQPDRPTVLVLPGLTADSQVYYIKSLVPLIGDLGCRCVVLNHRGDGGVPLKTLRLRSCLNTDDIFDVLAAVKTKYPSTSVLSVAYSFGGVVLTHYLSQTGVEALIDAALVISTPTDLLAATENLQRVGPNLMINHYLTKYLVDCVQRNRDVIEAKLNVNTLSKCKTVKQFDACFTAPLLGFGSVEDYYKASCLNGKLGTVRRPLLFLTARDDIFVPKDSMPLDEIKESGFVAAVLIPRGGHIGFVDGLLFPSPPFYSERFAARYVDSWLQYGAEEFRGFAE